The Astatotilapia calliptera chromosome 17, fAstCal1.2, whole genome shotgun sequence genome has a segment encoding these proteins:
- the LOC113009076 gene encoding zinc finger BED domain-containing protein 1-like translates to MYDGEKKNKLEILAEDSPNCVAITGDHWTSAGNHSYFGVTGHFIDSEWNLNSFALTVMRTETRHFADKCAEQFLKVANDWGIENKISTIGTDSAANMLAAMRALPYEHIACNAHILQRTITVCLDSSGFVGVLAKCRKIVGHFKQSPASTTELNQQQVALGKKSDQLIQDVPTRWNSTLAMVSRLLCNREAVQATLDQQNHRLVLPTEAEWAKLQRLELLLEPCKYVTELLGGEAYVSCSVVLPAFRHLYRVMDITDDDPAYVVKFKNAFQKDLAARRANGNEIWFEVATALDPRFKDLKCLPREKREQVWTILENMLQAAEPRRADSLQPSTEDDGPAQKKRRSELLLGSDSDSEDGIESGELQRYRAEPSISIDDCPLQWWYAHSGVYEKLSVLAQKYLASPATSVPCERLFSLAGHIVQKKRAALLPENVTRLVCLSDWLRKKK, encoded by the exons ATGTACGACggcgaaaagaaaaacaaacttgagATTTTGGCGGAGGATTCTCCCAACTGTGTTGCTATAACCGGAGATCACTGGACCTCAGCTGGCAACCACAGCTATTTTGGGGTGACTGGACACTTTATTGATAGTGAGTGGAACCTCAACTCATTTGCACTGACCGTCATGAGAACAGAAACCAGGCACTTTGCTGATAAATGCGCCGAACAGTTCCTCAAGGTAGCAAATGACTGGGGTATTGAAAACAAGATATCCACCATTGGCACAGACAGCGCAGCAAACATGCTGGCTGCTATGAGAGCACTTCCATATGAGCACATCGCCTGCAATGCTCACATTCTCCAGAGGACCATCACGGTATGTCTCGATAGCAGTGGTTTTGTCGGTGTACTGGCAAAGTGCCGCAAGATTGTTGGTCATTTTAAACAAAGCCCTGCGAGTACCACAGAACTTAACCAACAACAAGTAGCACTCGGAAAGAAGAGCGATCAACTTATACAGGATGTACCCACCAGGTGGAACTCGACTCTCGCAATGGTCTCACGCCTCCTATGTAACCGAGAGgctgtccaggctacgttggacCAACAGAACCACAGGTTGGTCTTGCCAACCGAAGCTGAGTGGGCGAAACTGCAGAGGCTGGAGCTCCTGCTTGAACCATGCAA GTATGTGACAGAGCTGCTGGGTGGTGAGGCCTATGTCTCTTGCTCTGTAGTGCTGCCTGCTTTTCGCCATCTGTACCGTGTCATGGACATTACTGATGATGATCCTGCCTACGTGGTGAAGTTCAAGAATGCCTTCCAGAAGGATCTGGCAGCACGACGAGCTAATGGCAACGAGATATGGTTTGAGGTGGCCACAGCATTGGATCCACGGTTTAAGGATTTGAAATGTCTTCCAAGAGAAAAGAGGGAACAG gtgTGGACCATTCTGGAGAATATGCTCCAGGCAGCAGAGCCCAGAAGAGCAGATAGTCTCCAGCCCTCCACAGAGGATGATGGACCAgctcagaagaagaggaggagcgaACTCCTTCTGGGGTCTGACTCTGACTCAGAAGATGGAATTGAGTCTGGAGAGCTGCAGCGCTACAGAGCAGAACCCAGCATCAGTATTGATGACTGTCCCCTGCAGTGGTGGTATGCTCACTCAGGAGTCTATGAAAAGCTGTCAGTCCTAGCACAAAAGTACCTGGCCTCCCCAGCTACCTCTGTACCCTGTGAGAGACTCTTTAGCCTTGCAGGCCACATAGTGCAAAAGAAAAGGGCAGCCTTGCTTCCAGAAAATGTTACCAGGCTGGTGTGTCTTAGCGACTGGCTGAGGAAGAAGAAATGA